A single region of the Paraburkholderia sp. SOS3 genome encodes:
- a CDS encoding ANTAR domain-containing response regulator, giving the protein MLRVLLVTDTDKPIGELRETLAQLGYEMLTGTATPQALHRTVESERPDVIIIDTESPSRDTLEQLAVMNATAPRPVLMFSNDTNQQLIRDAVGAGVTAYLVEGLATERLAPILEVALARFAQESQLRERLAQAENELAERKLIDRAKRVLMERQKMTEHAAYATLRKRAMDQSIKLVDVARQIVASADLPE; this is encoded by the coding sequence ATGCTGCGTGTACTGCTCGTGACCGATACCGACAAGCCGATAGGCGAATTGCGCGAAACGCTCGCGCAACTCGGCTACGAAATGCTGACCGGCACGGCGACGCCGCAGGCGCTGCATCGTACGGTCGAGAGCGAGCGGCCCGACGTGATCATCATCGATACCGAATCGCCATCGCGCGATACGCTCGAGCAGCTCGCCGTGATGAACGCGACCGCGCCGCGCCCGGTGCTGATGTTCAGCAACGACACGAACCAGCAGCTGATTCGCGATGCGGTCGGCGCAGGCGTCACCGCGTATCTCGTCGAAGGTCTCGCCACCGAACGCCTCGCACCGATTCTCGAAGTGGCGCTCGCACGCTTTGCGCAGGAATCGCAACTGCGCGAACGTCTCGCGCAGGCCGAAAACGAACTCGCCGAGCGCAAGCTGATCGACCGCGCGAAACGCGTGCTGATGGAGCGTCAGAAAATGACCGAGCACGCCGCGTATGCGACGCTGCGCAAACGCGCGATGGACCAAAGCATCA